In the Bartonella apihabitans genome, CCCGTTCGATTGCTTCGATAATTCCGGCAGCGTTTTTTGAAGACGGATGACCGGGTTTACCGGATTGGCGGTTATCGAGCTTGACGAACCGGAAAATTATCATGAAACAGCGACACGACATCTGTCAGGGCGTCGGGTTCAACGATTTTCAAAGGAACATTGACCTTTAACGCAGATATGGTCTCATTTGTCATATCCGGATCAGCAAGGATGAAAAATGGCGGTATATCGCGAGATTGGCGCAACAACCATGCTTTCAGAGCGATTTCCAGTCCAATGCCGGCGGGATCACCGCTACTAACCGCAAGTGGTGGCATCATCAGGGGTTCTCGATGCGGGCTTTGTCCCGCAGTTCCTTGAGGTATTTTGCGCTGAGATCTTCAGCTTTTTTGTCTCCGGATTTTTCATTGTCCTGAACAGTGAAGACCAGTTGAGCCACTTTATCATCCGAAACTTTTTTAATATTGCAGACAGCAAGAGCTTCAACACCTCTTGGTGTTTCTTGCGGTGGTGTCATACGACCGGCAGGCGTTGATTTGACCGCTTTTTCCCACTCTTCAGGTAATTGTGGTTCAAGAACACGACCAAGATTGCGGACTGTGACATCAATCATACCGGTCGCTTGCTGCTTAAGATTTGAGCATCCCGAAAATTTCGAACGGAACATTTCGGCATCTTGTTTGCGTTTTCCCAATATAGCACTACGCCGGTTATTGGGAACAACAAAGATCACCTGTTGCAACTCGTATTCATTGGCAGTCGGTTTTACTCCGCCATTTTTCAGCATACGCTGGACTGCTTCCTGCTCGGTAACCATACCGCCTTCTGCACGAAAGCGGGCACTGACAAGACGCCCCCATCCCATCTGGACACGAATATAATTTTTGAAATGTTCCGCAGTGACACCGGCTTTCCCTAACATGTCTGTCAATTGTGCGACGGTCATATGGTTTCGTTCGGCAAAACCGGCAAATGCTTTGTCGACTTCCTCATCACTGACATCCATATTGCGCTTTTTCATTTCGACGCGTTTGAGCATGTCTTCAATGAGCTCGTCTTTAGCCTGGGCTGCAAGATTGCCGGTTTTTCTCTGCAGTCTAAGAAATGCTGCTCGCCTTTGTATGTCGTAATTGGTTATGGCATTACCGTTGACGATAACAGCAACGGCAGTTAATCCGGAACTTTCTGTTTGGGAGGCTTTTGGAGCGCAAAAAGCGTCAGCCGACAAGAAAGTTGCGCCGAGCATCGTCGCAATGATTAATGCCAAGGAGCGTGTTTTCATCTTTTTCATTGTTTCCAGCTTCTACTTTTTGCCAATTACTTTCCAAACAGTCTACAAATTTGAATATCACAAAAACAGCATTTTACCAAAAAACTGCCCGTAAATCGCAATATTATTACATGGCTTTGCCAATATCTGCCACAGTGCGGAAGGATAATAGAAACCCGAATGTGTGCTTGGGTTCATTCTCCCACGGATTACGTGTTTGTTGGTATCCAATATTAAATCCGAAACATTCATCAAGATAATTCAAACCTGTGCCCAATCTCACAAATGTATCGGAAACGAGGTCATAACTTGAATTGGCATGAATCGACCAATGGTCAGTAAATTTATAATTGCCGTAAAGACTGACTTCTTGGCGATCCTGTGCATAACCATAATCCGGCTGACTTTGGATATACGCATATTGCGATGAAAGTGATACCCGCTTCCAGGTTTGTGAAGCTTCAACCTCACCACGACGTATTGAGCCGCTTTCATCATCAAAACGGCCGCGCGAAGCAATAGCAAAACCATGTTCATTGCTTGCACCGATCATAGCCACATAGTCGGAACGGGCAGTTTCAAGTCCGGAATCAGCACCGACACTGACAAAATCTTCAGCGTTATAAGAATTTTTGCCAAAAAGCTGGAAGGATTGACCAGCTAAACCATAAAGTGACCAACCATTATTGAAATTACCCGAATATCTCAGACCGACATTCGAACGTGTTCCGCCTTCTGCACGGTCATAACCGGAAAACTTGTCACGTTCAAACAATGTTGTGGCATCAAAAACAAAGCTTTGAGCATCCTCATTGGGAAGGCGGCCGGTATGTTGTTCGTTATTTCTAATAAAAATTTGCGCGATAGGCTCGATGACATGGGTAGAATTACCGGCGGTAAAGAGCAGGGGATAACGTAAATCCAAACCGGCAGTTGCAATACCGCGGAACGCGCCTGATTCTATATCCATCTTGCTATAGCTGCCATCCGACATGTAACCACCATAGCTGCCATGTGCATCAGTGCCTATACCATCGCCACGCAATGCCAGAATAGGCGTGAAGACCAGACCACCTTGACTGATCAGACTTCTTTTCCATTCGACATCTGTTGTCAATCGGAAGTCTGTACCGGACATACCTGCCAGTCGTGCGGTGTTAAGAGGACGACCTTGCCAGTCCGCAAAAGCAAAATCCGCTTTATCACGATAGATGGATTGTACATTTGTATGGAAAGTAAATTCACCGCCATAGACCGATTCGTCCGGAGTGAAAGAATAATCTATACGCGGAAGAACCCATGGCTGGCGAGTATAACGTTCGCTCGGATTATCTTTGAGCATCGAATCTTGCAC is a window encoding:
- a CDS encoding LPS-assembly protein LptD, which encodes MRQLTSGMKISNSLRALALSTALGCSLGVGAIYVASAQDFSAMTATHKTDPDARMLLSADELVYDRDANTVTAQGNVQIEYDGNRIVARKVVYNQKTNRVLAEGDVEIVQPDGSKYYSQQIDMTEDLGEGFVNSLRAETPDNTRFAAVSAERSGGQMTVFNRGAYTACEPCYYKPDKDVLWQIKAKKIIWNGATKTMRFEDSHFEFFGMPVAWFPVFEMPDPTVKRKTGLLTPNFVYTNDLGLGVRNSYFWNLAPNYDFTLSATGYTNQGLLTEGEWRHRLETGTYNIRFAHIYQINPGDFDHDTIDSNNDNRYMVATKGDFRINSSWTYGWDILAQSDRNFSRTYDLEGYKNDVFRSQIYLTGLADRNYFDMRFYHFEVQDSMLKDNPSERYTRQPWVLPRIDYSFTPDESVYGGEFTFHTNVQSIYRDKADFAFADWQGRPLNTARLAGMSGTDFRLTTDVEWKRSLISQGGLVFTPILALRGDGIGTDAHGSYGGYMSDGSYSKMDIESGAFRGIATAGLDLRYPLLFTAGNSTHVIEPIAQIFIRNNEQHTGRLPNEDAQSFVFDATTLFERDKFSGYDRAEGGTRSNVGLRYSGNFNNGWSLYGLAGQSFQLFGKNSYNAEDFVSVGADSGLETARSDYVAMIGASNEHGFAIASRGRFDDESGSIRRGEVEASQTWKRVSLSSQYAYIQSQPDYGYAQDRQEVSLYGNYKFTDHWSIHANSSYDLVSDTFVRLGTGLNYLDECFGFNIGYQQTRNPWENEPKHTFGFLLSFRTVADIGKAM
- a CDS encoding peptidylprolyl isomerase, whose product is MKKMKTRSLALIIATMLGATFLSADAFCAPKASQTESSGLTAVAVIVNGNAITNYDIQRRAAFLRLQRKTGNLAAQAKDELIEDMLKRVEMKKRNMDVSDEEVDKAFAGFAERNHMTVAQLTDMLGKAGVTAEHFKNYIRVQMGWGRLVSARFRAEGGMVTEQEAVQRMLKNGGVKPTANEYELQQVIFVVPNNRRSAILGKRKQDAEMFRSKFSGCSNLKQQATGMIDVTVRNLGRVLEPQLPEEWEKAVKSTPAGRMTPPQETPRGVEALAVCNIKKVSDDKVAQLVFTVQDNEKSGDKKAEDLSAKYLKELRDKARIENP